In the Nocardia asteroides genome, CGTCGTCTCGGGCATCGGGTATTGGCGGTGGTCCGGGGCAGCGCGGTCAACCAGGACGGCGCTTCCAACGGTTTGACCGCTCCCAACGGCCCTGCGCAGGAACGGGTGATCCGGCGGGCGCTGGCCAACGCGGGAATCCCGGCCACCGCGGTGGATGTGGTCGAAGCACATGGCACCGGTACCTCGCTGGGTGACCCGATCGAGGCGCAGGCGCTATTGGCCACCTACGGGCGGGAACGGGATTCCGATCGTCCGCTGTGGCTGGGATCGCTGAAATCCAATATCGGCCATACCCAGGCAGCCGCGGGAGTGGCCGGGGTGATCAAGATGGTGATGGCGATGCGTCACGGGATACTTCCGCAGACGCTGCACGTGGATGCTCCGTCCTCACACGTGGATTGGTCCTCCGGAGGGGTGGAACTGCTGACCCGGGCCCGGGATTGGCCGGTGACCGAGGGGCCACGCCGAGCCGGAGTCTCCGCGTTCGGCGTCAGCGGTACCAACGCCCACGTGATCCTCGAACAGGCGCCTGCGCAGGAGCAAGCACCTGCAGGAGAACAGGCACCGGTGTCGGTGGAGGGTGGGGGGGTGGTGTGGGTGTTGTCGGGTCGTAGTGCTGAGGCGTTGACCGGGCAGGCGCAGCGGTTGCACCGGTTCCTGGCACGGAATCCGGATGTGGCTGCCGCGGATGTGGCGCGCTCGTTGCTGGGGCGGTCGCTGTTCGAGCATCGTGCGGTGATCACCGGTGAGGATCGAGCCGAGTTGACAGCTGGGCTCGCGGCGTTGGCCGAGCAGGTTCCGGCACCGGGTGTGGTCTGCGGTGTGGCGGGTCGGCAGGGCAAGACCGTGATGGTGTTCCCGGGGCAGGGTGCGCAGTGGCTGACCATGGGCCGCCGGCTGCTGAGCAGCGCACCGGTGTTCGCTGCGAAGATGGCCGAATGCGAGCAGGCGTTCGCCCCGCTGGTGCAGTGGTCGTTGTCGGAGGTGCTCACCGGTAGCGACCCGTACTGGCTCGAACGGGTCGATATGGTCCAGCCGGCACTGTTCGCGGTGATGGTGTCGCTGGCCGAGCTGTGGCGTTCGTCCGGTGTGTATCCCGATGCGGTGGTCGGTCATTCCCAGGGCGAGATCGCTGCAGCCCACGTCGCGGGAGCGCTGTCCGTCGAGGATGCGGCCAGGATCGTGGTCCTGCGTTCAGCGGCGTTGACCCGGCTCGAAGGCCTCGGGGGCATGATGTCGATCGGGTTGGCCCTGGCACAGGTCGAACATCTGCTCGAGGACTTCGACGAGTTGTCGGTAGCCGCGGTCAACGGGCCACGAGCCACGGTCGTCTCGGGCGCGACCACACAATTGGAGGCTCTGCACACGATCTGCGAGACCCGCCAGATCCAAGCCCGGATCATCCCGGTCAGCTACGCCTCGCACTCACCGCAGGTCGACCGGTTGCGTGAACCGCTGCTAGAGGCCTTGGCCGGAGTGCGGCCCCGTTCCTGCTCGACAGCGTTCTACTCGACGGTGACCGGTGAAGTGATCGACACCAGCGGACTCGACGGCCGGTACTGGTACACCAACCTCCGCGAACCGGTCCGGTTCGACGACACCATCCGACAGCTCTACCAGGACGGATACACCGTATTCGTCGAAGCCAGCCCACACCCGCTACTGACCGCCGACATCGAGCAGATCGGTGAAACCCAGCACACCACCTCCTCCGCCACACCGGTGGTCACCGGAACACTGCGCCGTCACGAAGACAGCACCACCCGATTCACCCAATCGGTCGCACAACTCAACGTCAGCGGGATCGACATCGACTGGCAACCGGCACCCCACGGCCACCGGCAACAACTCGAACTCCCCACCTACGCATTCCAACGGCGCCGCTACTGGCTCGAAACCGGCAGTTCCGCAAACGCGGCATCGCTGGGGTTGAGCGCGGCCGGGCATCCACTGCTGGGTGCTGTGGTGGTGTCTCCGGATTCCGGTGCCGTGGTGATGACGGGCAGATTGTCGGTGGCCACCCAGCCCTGGCTGGCCGATCACGCCGTCGACGGTGTGGTGTTGTTGCCGGGTACGGGGTTCGTGGAGTTGGCTTTGCGCGCCGGTGTGCAGGTGGGGTGCGCGAGACTGCAGGAACTGACGCTGGTTACGCCGCTGGTGCTGACCACCGATACGGCAGCCCGCATTCAGGTGGTCGTCGATGACGCCGACGACCGGGGGGCGCGTGCGGTCACGGTGTACTCGCGATCGGAGATCGGCGACGACGCCGATTCCGATGCCGGCGAAGCGGTGTGGGTGTTGCATGCGCAGGGAGTACTGACCGGTGCGGTGGAACAGGCCCCGCCGATCGCGGAGTTGACCGTGTGGCCACCGCACGACGCGGTCGAGGTGCCGGTGCAGGGCTGGTACGAGCTGCTCGCCGAGCGAGGCTATGAGTACGGTCCCGCTTTCCGGGGCCTGCAGTCGGTATGGCGACGTGGTGCGGAGGTGTTCGTGCAGGCGGCGCTGCCCGACACCGTCACCGACGCCGGACAGTTCGGTCTGCACCCGGCATTGCTGGACTCGTTGCTGCACGGCATGGCCGCCGACGCCGCTGATGCCGAATCGGGACAGGGTGTTTCGCTGCCCTTCGAGTGGCGGGACGTGTCGTTGCACGCCGCCGGCGCCTCACAGCTGCGCGGCTGGATGTCTCCGGCGGCCTCCGGTGGTGAGGCGGTCACGATCCGGGTGGCGGACTCCACCGGCGCACCCGTGCTGAGCGCGGGCTCACTCACGGTACGACCGATCACAGCCGGACAACTCGGCACAGCCGGGCACGTGCAGCGACTGTGCGCATTGAGCTGGGTGCCGCTGACACCACCGACGCCGGCCACCGGGCAAGCGGCCACACCCCGGACAGCGACGTTCGCCCTCGAAGCCGATTTCCTGACCTGGGCGAGCGAGCAGGACGCCATCGTGCCGCCGGTAATCGTGCTGGACCGGCGTAACGCCACCGCTACCGGTGCTGGTGACGATGAGCCACAGCGGGTGCACACCGCCACGACACGAATGCTGACGGTACTGCAGACCTGGTCGGGCGAGCCCCGGTTCGCCGAGAGCGCACTGCTGATCCTGACCCGGGGCGCGGTCGGCCACGATGGTGACGAGGTCAGCGATCTGGCCGGAGCCGCGGTCTGGGGATTGGTGCGTTCTGCCCAGTCCGAAGACCCGGGCCGGATCATCCTCATCGACACCGACACCGACACCGACACCGACACCGACACCGCACCGACACCGACACCGACACCGACACCGACACCGGCACCGGCACCGGCACCGGCACCACACCCGGCAGCAGTCCCGAGCCGGACGTGCCGGTCGAGGCGATACTCGCGTGTGGTGAGTCCCAGCTGATGATCCGCAGCGGTGTGTTGCACATGGCCCGCCTGACCCGCCTGCCCGCGCAGCAGGGGCTGGTGGTTCCGGAGTCGGCGTCGTGGCAACTGGAGGCGGGCGACCGGACCGTGGACGGGCTTGTCCTGCGGCCGAACCGAGCCGATAGTGAGCCGCTGGACACCGGACAGGTACGGATTGCGGTACGGGCCGGCGCCCTGAACTTCAAAGATGTCCTCATCTGCCTGGGCATGGTGCCCGCAGAGGACTTCCGTATGGGACGTGAAGCTGCGGGAGTGGTCACCGAGGTCGGCCCCGGTGCCGAGGGATTCGAACCGGGTGACCGGGTGATGGGATTGATCCTCAGCGGTCTGGGCCCCGTCGCGGTGACCGACCACAGAATGATCACCCACATGCCCCGGGGCTGGTCGTTCACCGACGCGGCAGCGGTCTCGGTGGTATTCCTCACCGCCTACTACGGACTGCACGACCTGGCGCGCATCCAACCGGGCGAACGGCTGCTGGTCCATGCCGCGGCGGGCGGTGTGGGAACAGCGGCCACCCAGCTGGCCCGCCACTGGGGTGTGGACGTGTACGGCACGGCAAGCAGGAACAAGCAAGACACTCTGCGGTCCACGGGATTCGATGAAGAACACATCGCAGACTCCCGCTCACTCGATTTCGAGGACACGTTCCGGGCAGCCACCGACGGCCACGGTGTGGATGTAGTCCTGAACTCGCTGACCGGCGAGTACATCGATGCCTCCCTACGGCTCCTACCCCGCGGTGGACGCTTCCTCGAAATGGGCAAAACAGATAACCGCGACCACAGCGATATCGCGATACACCACCCCGGGGTGCAATATCAGACCTTCGATCTGATCGAAGCCGGCCCAGACCGTGTCCAACAGATGCTCCAAGAGCTCAAAACACTCTTCGATACCGGCGCATTGGATCCACCGCCGGTCAAGGTATGGGATATCCGTCGAGCACCGGAGGCCTTCCGCTACATCAGCCGTGCGCGGCACATCGGCAAAGTCGTCTTGACGATCCCCCCGAACACCGGCACCGGCCCCACCATCTCGACCGGCACAGTGGTGATCACCGGCGGAACCGGAGGACTGGGTGCCATGCTGGCCCGCCACCTGGTGACCACACACGGAGTGCGATCGCTGGTACTGGCCAGCCGCCGCGGACCACACGCCCAGGGCGTCACCGAACTGGTGACACAACTGAGCGAACTCGGCGCCCAGGTGCAGGTGCTGGCCTGCGATGTATCGAACCGCGACGCGGTAGCCCGACTACTGGCCGCGGTACCCGCCCACGCACCACTGACCGGCGTGATCCACGCTGCAGGCGTGCTCGACGACGCAACGATCACCTCACTGACCGAAGAACGCATGACACCAGTGCTACAGACCAAGGTCGACGCCGCCTGGCACCTCCACGAACTGACCCGCAACACCGACCTGGCACTGTTCGTGTTGTATTCCTCGGCATCAGGTGTAGTAGGTAACCCAGGCCAAGCCAACTACGCCGCAGCCAACACCTTCCTCGACGCACTGGCCGAACACCGCCACGCCCGAGGACAGACCGCGACCTCGATCGCATGGGGACTATGGAGCTCCCGCACCGGGATGACCGGACACCTCGATGACACCCACACCGGACACAGCGGCGTCACAGGCCTGTCGCCCCAGCAAGGACTGGCCATGTTCGACGCCGCCCTGCAACAACCCAGCCCCGCAGTCGTCGCCGTCCACTGGGACACCACAACCCTGACCACACAAGACCGCGCAGGCACACTGCCACCACTCCTACGCGGACTGATAGCAACCAACACACCACGCGCCACAACCAACAACGGAACCGGACTACGCGAACGACTCACCCCACTATCCCGATCGGAACGACACACAACCATCCTCGAAACCATCGCCAACCAAGTCGCAATCGTGCTCGGCCACTCCAACACCGACACCATCACCGCCGACCACAACTTCCGAGACCTCGGATTCGACTCCCTCACCGCAGTAGAAGTCCGCAACCGCCTCAACACCACTACCGGACTACGACTCCCAGCCACACTCGTCTTCGACCACCCGACAATGACCGATCTGGCGGACCATATTCTGACCGAGCTCGACCAACGATGGTCGCGGTCTCCATCCTCGGACAGAGAAATTGAAGGCGCTGACAGCGATCTGTCTTTGGTAGCGCTCTACAAGCGAGCCGTCGAGTCCGGTCGGGTGGAAGCGGGAATACAACTGAGTCGCACCGCGGGACTACTGCGCCCGTCTTTCGGGACTGCCGAAAC is a window encoding:
- a CDS encoding SDR family NAD(P)-dependent oxidoreductase → MPVEAILACGESQLMIRSGVLHMARLTRLPAQQGLVVPESASWQLEAGDRTVDGLVLRPNRADSEPLDTGQVRIAVRAGALNFKDVLICLGMVPAEDFRMGREAAGVVTEVGPGAEGFEPGDRVMGLILSGLGPVAVTDHRMITHMPRGWSFTDAAAVSVVFLTAYYGLHDLARIQPGERLLVHAAAGGVGTAATQLARHWGVDVYGTASRNKQDTLRSTGFDEEHIADSRSLDFEDTFRAATDGHGVDVVLNSLTGEYIDASLRLLPRGGRFLEMGKTDNRDHSDIAIHHPGVQYQTFDLIEAGPDRVQQMLQELKTLFDTGALDPPPVKVWDIRRAPEAFRYISRARHIGKVVLTIPPNTGTGPTISTGTVVITGGTGGLGAMLARHLVTTHGVRSLVLASRRGPHAQGVTELVTQLSELGAQVQVLACDVSNRDAVARLLAAVPAHAPLTGVIHAAGVLDDATITSLTEERMTPVLQTKVDAAWHLHELTRNTDLALFVLYSSASGVVGNPGQANYAAANTFLDALAEHRHARGQTATSIAWGLWSSRTGMTGHLDDTHTGHSGVTGLSPQQGLAMFDAALQQPSPAVVAVHWDTTTLTTQDRAGTLPPLLRGLIATNTPRATTNNGTGLRERLTPLSRSERHTTILETIANQVAIVLGHSNTDTITADHNFRDLGFDSLTAVEVRNRLNTTTGLRLPATLVFDHPTMTDLADHILTELDQRWSRSPSSDREIEGADSDLSLVALYKRAVESGRVEAGIQLSRTAGLLRPSFGTAETPSQATVHAELSSGHRQPQLILLTTPTVTSGVHQHASMAKEFRGNRKVTSIALPGFKSGELVPDSLSAAIDDLAAAVRSVAGGDPFVLAGFSSGGVLAHAVGNRMESAGQSNLAGIALLDSLSMEQAKEIDPDDFLKDPLVRESEFWKISNANLTASAVWLGLLEEYKASPLNVDVLFVQCVNPLFHVKSPGGKLEYVLAEPWSSTQIVRKVQADHYSINTVDAPAVAGIIEEWCSGLIAY